A section of the Streptococcus oriscaviae genome encodes:
- the asnA gene encoding aspartate--ammonia ligase has protein sequence MKKSFIHQQEEISFVKNTFTQYLKDKLEIVEVQGPILSRVGDGMQDNLSGVENAVTVNVKLIPDATYEVVHSLAKWKRHTLARFGFNEGEGLFVHMKALRPDEDSLDPIHSVYVDQWDWEKVIPDGRRNLAYLKETVEQIYKAIRLTELAVEARYDIESILPKHITFIHTEDLVKNFPDLTPKERENVVAREYGAVFLIGIGGELADGKPHDGRAPDYDDWTSPSEGNYKGLNGDILVWNEQLGAAFEISSMGIRVDEDALKRQVAITGDEDRLQFDWHRALLNGLFPLSIGGGIGQSRLAMFLLRKKHIGEVQSSVWPQEVRDTFENIL, from the coding sequence ATGAAAAAAAGTTTTATTCATCAGCAAGAAGAAATTTCCTTTGTCAAAAACACCTTTACCCAGTATTTGAAAGACAAGTTGGAAATCGTAGAAGTGCAGGGCCCCATCTTGAGCCGAGTTGGCGATGGGATGCAAGATAACCTGTCAGGTGTCGAAAATGCTGTAACAGTCAATGTGAAACTCATTCCGGATGCCACCTATGAAGTGGTTCATTCTTTAGCTAAGTGGAAGCGCCACACCTTGGCTCGCTTTGGCTTCAATGAAGGAGAAGGCCTGTTTGTCCATATGAAGGCTCTTCGTCCAGACGAGGACTCACTAGACCCTATCCACTCCGTCTATGTGGACCAGTGGGACTGGGAAAAAGTCATTCCTGACGGCCGACGCAATCTAGCTTACTTGAAGGAAACCGTTGAGCAAATCTACAAGGCCATCCGTTTGACAGAGTTGGCAGTAGAAGCCCGTTATGACATTGAGTCTATTTTACCAAAGCATATTACCTTTATCCACACGGAAGACTTGGTGAAGAATTTCCCGGATTTGACCCCGAAAGAGCGTGAAAATGTAGTTGCCAGAGAATACGGCGCAGTCTTTTTGATTGGTATTGGTGGAGAATTGGCAGATGGCAAGCCTCATGATGGTCGGGCTCCTGACTATGACGATTGGACCAGCCCGTCTGAGGGGAACTACAAGGGCCTCAATGGTGATATTCTGGTTTGGAACGAGCAACTTGGCGCAGCCTTTGAGATTTCTTCCATGGGAATCCGGGTTGATGAAGATGCACTCAAACGTCAGGTGGCCATTACCGGAGATGAAGATCGACTCCAGTTTGACTGGCATAGAGCCCTGTTGAATGGTCTGTTCCCACTGTCCATCGGTGGAGGGATTGGTCAGTCACGCCTAGCCATGTTCTTGCTGCGCAAGAAACACATTGGAGAAGTTCAATCCAGCGTGTGGCCACAGGAAGTTCGTGATACTTTTGAGAATATTTTGTAA